CTACTGGTTCTTGGTATTCGTGGAGTTTCCAAGATACTACCTGCTTGAAATATGTATCGTGCTATGGCGCAAGTTGACCTATCGAAGTATACGGGAAAAACGGAACGCTGCCCGTAAGCGACTGTATGCCGAGAGGCCGTTTGTCACTATTCTCGCTCCGGGTAAGAATGAAGGGGCGCATATCTATACACTGGTGCAGTCTCTGAGAGAGCAGACCTATACCAACTATGAGATCATTATTGTGGACGACGGCTCCGACGATAACTCTCCGCTGATTTGTGAGGATCTTAAGCGGGCAGGATACATCGACCGCTTTATCCATACGAACGTGAGAGGTGGAAAGGCGAGTGCCGCCAACCTCGGACTTCGTTTTTCATCGGGCAAGTATGTCATACATCTGGATGCCGACACCTCTCTTGATCGTCATGCCATAGAGAACATACTTCTTCCATTTTATTACGGCAAAGACATTAGGGCTGTCGGAGGGGCGGTGAAGGTGCGTAACGCTGACGATACGATATGCAGTTCGCTGCAAGCGCTCGAATACCTCAAAACCATACAGGTAGGACGGATGGTGACAAACACCCTCGGCATCCTTCATATCATATCCGGGGCTTTCGGGGCTTTCGACCGGAAGGCACTTATGCAGGTGGGGGGATGGGACATCGGACCCGGACTGGACGGTGACATCACCCAGAAGTTCCGCAAGATGGGATTTCGTATCTCTTTTGCCGAAAACGCTGTGGCAATGACCAACGCCCCCACCTCGTGGCGCGCACTGTATCGTCAGCGTCAGCGTTGGAGCAAGTCGCTGGTACGTTTCCGCCTACGCAAGCACCGCGACGTGTTCATGCCTTACGGCAACTTCTCGTTCTCGAACCTGATTTCCAACCTCGAAGGAATCATGTACGATTTTGTGTTCAATTTTATATGGGTTGTCTATGTCGTGATTCTGATTCTGGAGCATCCGGATAAGATTGTGGAGATATTTGCCGTGGGGTATATCATCCGCTTCTTCTTCAATCTTATTGCGTTCTCAATCATCATGCTGGTGAGCGAAAGACCTTCGGAAGAGAAACATTTGATTAAATATGTACCACTTTCTACATTCTATACCGGTTATTTCCTGCGTATGGCAAGACTGACCGCCCATCTCAAGGAGATATTCTTCTTCTCATCCTATAAGGATGCGTGGAACCCGCGA
The nucleotide sequence above comes from Bacteroides sp. AN502(2024). Encoded proteins:
- a CDS encoding glycosyltransferase family 2 protein, giving the protein MIDYGVDIIDNIVEGFSRNITWQVMLTTYWFLVFVEFPRYYLLEICIVLWRKLTYRSIREKRNAARKRLYAERPFVTILAPGKNEGAHIYTLVQSLREQTYTNYEIIIVDDGSDDNSPLICEDLKRAGYIDRFIHTNVRGGKASAANLGLRFSSGKYVIHLDADTSLDRHAIENILLPFYYGKDIRAVGGAVKVRNADDTICSSLQALEYLKTIQVGRMVTNTLGILHIISGAFGAFDRKALMQVGGWDIGPGLDGDITQKFRKMGFRISFAENAVAMTNAPTSWRALYRQRQRWSKSLVRFRLRKHRDVFMPYGNFSFSNLISNLEGIMYDFVFNFIWVVYVVILILEHPDKIVEIFAVGYIIRFFFNLIAFSIIMLVSERPSEEKHLIKYVPLSTFYTGYFLRMARLTAHLKEIFFFSSYKDAWNPRKTSEVAQVERI